One part of the Candidatus Methylomirabilota bacterium genome encodes these proteins:
- a CDS encoding ABC transporter substrate-binding protein has product MRQGVMIAAMLALAMFTARAEAAAPTDELKGATDRVLKVLQDPELKKPGKVEERRKQVRAIANEVFDWQETGRRALARHWQGRTPQQRDEFSHLFADLIERSYVGKIDLYSGEKILYVGDSVDGDQATVRTKLVTKSNTEIPIDYRMHKQGDRWRVYDVTIEGVSLVGNYRTQFNRIIQHSNFEELMKKLKTKQDELVFEESEQGKKKTP; this is encoded by the coding sequence ATGAGACAGGGAGTGATGATCGCAGCCATGCTGGCCCTGGCGATGTTCACGGCCCGCGCCGAAGCGGCGGCGCCGACGGACGAGCTCAAGGGCGCGACGGACCGCGTGCTCAAGGTGTTGCAGGATCCCGAGCTCAAGAAGCCCGGCAAGGTCGAGGAGCGCCGCAAGCAGGTCCGGGCCATCGCCAACGAGGTGTTCGACTGGCAGGAGACAGGCCGGCGGGCCCTGGCCCGCCACTGGCAGGGCCGCACGCCGCAGCAGCGTGACGAGTTCTCCCACCTCTTCGCCGATCTCATCGAGCGCTCCTACGTCGGCAAGATCGACCTCTACAGCGGCGAGAAGATCCTGTACGTCGGCGATTCGGTGGACGGGGACCAGGCGACGGTCCGGACCAAGCTGGTCACCAAGTCCAACACCGAGATCCCGATCGACTATCGGATGCACAAGCAAGGCGACCGCTGGCGCGTGTACGACGTGACGATCGAGGGCGTGAGTCTCGTCGGCAACTACCGCACCCAGTTCAACCGGATCATCCAGCACTCGAACTTCGAGGAGCTGATGAAGAAGCTCAAGACCAAGCAGGACGAGCTCGTCTTCGAGGAGTCCGAGCAGGGGAAGAAAAAGACCCCGTGA
- a CDS encoding TolC family protein — MRTLGTLPLLVLTVALLVVRPAPAQTPAAGAGGERRVTLTLEESVRAALTRAPEVRQAEAEVEGIRGKQLQARGAGFPQMELTTILGPSPRARGDQVSSPDDQYSPRITGVFVRAGIEIIQPVFTWGLIQNARQAAEHGVRATQAGVDLKGTEVALKVKQAYWGLVTATMIRQFLLEIRDQVDDTVGRTERLIEGGFTSEVDVYRLRTSKGEIDKNLNLVDRTIDLARSALATWTGQPRGTVVEPADKALPTELRDLRALELFIEDARAKRPEFTQLREGINARRNLVEVERKKRYPLFFVGILGSAAYATNRDRLENPFVVDPLNHVAVGPVVGFRFNLDFGIQAGKIKEAEAEVHKLEALQDFAEDGIPLQVREAYDAVVEAQRNVKALDQAHRNGRQWLVAASSNFDLGVGEPRDLSDAFLAYAKTRGEYLQALFAHVYGLEQLAHAAGMDVEEIRRLVPPETRPGVGKSAGGKG; from the coding sequence ATGCGTACCCTTGGGACCCTCCCCCTCCTGGTCCTGACCGTCGCGCTGCTGGTCGTCCGGCCCGCCCCCGCCCAGACACCGGCCGCCGGGGCGGGCGGTGAGCGCCGGGTGACCCTCACGCTCGAGGAGAGTGTGCGGGCCGCTCTGACCCGCGCTCCCGAGGTCCGGCAGGCGGAGGCCGAGGTCGAGGGCATCCGCGGCAAGCAGCTTCAGGCCCGGGGGGCCGGCTTCCCGCAGATGGAACTGACGACGATCCTCGGTCCGTCGCCCCGGGCCCGTGGCGATCAGGTCTCGTCGCCCGACGACCAGTACTCTCCGAGGATCACGGGCGTCTTCGTCCGGGCCGGGATCGAGATCATCCAGCCGGTGTTCACCTGGGGGCTCATCCAGAACGCCCGGCAGGCCGCCGAGCACGGGGTCCGGGCCACTCAGGCCGGTGTCGACCTGAAGGGCACCGAGGTGGCCCTCAAGGTCAAGCAGGCGTACTGGGGGCTGGTCACGGCCACCATGATCAGGCAGTTCCTCCTGGAGATCCGGGATCAGGTCGACGACACCGTCGGACGCACCGAGCGGCTCATCGAGGGCGGCTTCACCTCCGAGGTGGACGTCTACCGCCTTCGCACGAGCAAGGGGGAGATCGACAAGAACCTCAACCTCGTCGACAGGACCATCGATCTGGCCCGCTCGGCGCTGGCCACCTGGACCGGCCAGCCGCGAGGCACCGTCGTCGAGCCGGCCGACAAGGCCCTTCCCACCGAGCTGCGTGACCTCCGCGCCCTCGAGCTCTTCATCGAAGACGCCCGGGCCAAGCGGCCCGAGTTCACCCAGCTCCGGGAGGGCATCAACGCCCGCCGGAATCTCGTGGAGGTGGAGCGCAAGAAGCGCTACCCGCTCTTCTTCGTGGGCATCCTGGGGTCGGCCGCCTACGCGACGAACCGTGACCGCCTCGAGAACCCCTTCGTGGTCGACCCGCTCAACCACGTGGCGGTGGGCCCCGTGGTGGGCTTCCGCTTCAACCTCGACTTCGGCATCCAGGCTGGGAAGATCAAAGAGGCGGAGGCCGAGGTCCACAAGCTCGAGGCGCTCCAGGACTTCGCGGAGGACGGCATCCCGCTGCAGGTCAGGGAAGCCTACGATGCCGTGGTCGAAGCCCAGCGGAACGTCAAGGCGCTCGACCAGGCCCACCGGAACGGCCGGCAGTGGCTGGTGGCGGCGTCCTCGAACTTCGACCTGGGCGTCGGGGAACCGCGGGACCTCTCCGACGCCTTCCTCGCCTACGCCAAGACTCGGGGAGAGTATCTGCAAGCGCTCTTCGCCCACGTCTACGGACTCGAGCAGCTCGCTCACGCCGCCGGCATGGACGTCGAGGAGATCCGCCGGTTGGTGCCCCCCGAAACGCGACCGGGGGTCGGAAAGTCCGCGGGAGGGAAGGGATGA
- the mlaD gene encoding outer membrane lipid asymmetry maintenance protein MlaD has product MRRQVEIGVGLFMLVGVLALAYLSVRLGQVDIFGARGYVVYADFPTVGGLKSGASVEIAGVPVGRVESIRLKDYQARVAMHIDQSVQLQADAIVSIKTKGLIGEKFVQINPGGSEKTIQPGGRLSEVEAPVDIEELISKYVFGKI; this is encoded by the coding sequence ATGCGCCGCCAGGTCGAGATCGGAGTGGGCCTCTTCATGCTCGTCGGCGTCCTGGCGCTGGCCTACCTGTCGGTGCGCCTCGGCCAGGTCGACATCTTCGGCGCCCGCGGGTACGTCGTCTATGCCGACTTTCCGACCGTGGGGGGGCTGAAGTCGGGCGCCTCGGTCGAGATCGCCGGCGTTCCGGTGGGCCGGGTCGAGTCCATCCGGCTCAAGGACTATCAGGCGCGGGTCGCCATGCACATCGACCAGAGCGTCCAGCTCCAGGCCGACGCCATCGTCTCGATCAAGACCAAGGGCCTCATCGGCGAGAAGTTCGTCCAGATCAATCCCGGCGGCTCGGAGAAGACCATCCAGCCCGGGGGCCGTCTGAGCGAGGTGGAGGCCCCGGTGGACATCGAGGAGTTGATCTCGAAGTACGTCTTCGGCAAGATTTAG
- a CDS encoding ATP-binding cassette domain-containing protein, with translation MMASVEPVTQDRGAPGTGGAPAILIEGLEKRFGAQPVLRGVNLEIGPGELMVIIGRSGGGKSVLLRHLLGLVRPDAGRIVIAGEDVTALRGRALDRVREGFGVVFQGGALFDSLTVFQNVLFPIKEKTRLPKDAIVPRAKEALAQVGLADMGHKFPAEISGGMRKRVAIARALVTEPRVVFLDEPTTGLDPVLVNSIHHLIVELHRKFNFTAVMVSHEIPEIFRIANRVAVLHEGRIRQVGPPAEIEGSEDPAVRQFIHGEIETQVT, from the coding sequence ATGATGGCAAGCGTTGAACCTGTAACCCAAGACCGCGGAGCGCCGGGGACCGGCGGAGCGCCGGCCATCCTGATCGAAGGCCTCGAAAAGCGCTTCGGCGCCCAGCCGGTGCTCCGCGGCGTGAACCTCGAGATCGGCCCCGGCGAGCTGATGGTCATCATCGGCCGCTCGGGTGGCGGAAAGTCCGTGCTGCTGCGCCACCTGCTCGGACTGGTGCGGCCGGATGCCGGGCGGATCGTGATCGCGGGGGAAGACGTCACGGCCCTCCGGGGCCGCGCGCTCGACCGCGTGCGGGAAGGATTCGGCGTCGTCTTCCAGGGAGGTGCCCTCTTCGACTCGCTGACCGTCTTCCAGAACGTGCTCTTCCCGATCAAGGAGAAGACCCGGCTGCCGAAAGACGCGATCGTGCCGCGCGCCAAGGAGGCGCTGGCCCAGGTCGGGCTCGCCGACATGGGACACAAGTTCCCCGCCGAGATCTCGGGCGGCATGCGGAAACGGGTCGCCATCGCCCGGGCGCTCGTCACCGAGCCCCGGGTGGTCTTCCTCGACGAGCCGACGACCGGACTCGACCCCGTCCTGGTGAACTCGATCCACCATCTCATCGTCGAGCTCCATCGCAAGTTCAACTTCACGGCGGTCATGGTCAGCCACGAGATCCCGGAGATCTTTCGCATCGCCAACCGCGTGGCCGTCCTCCACGAGGGACGGATCCGCCAGGTGGGGCCTCCGGCCGAGATCGAGGGATCCGAGGATCCGGCGGTTCGCCAGTTCATCCACGGCGAGATCGAGACCCAGGTCACCTAG
- a CDS encoding ABC transporter permease, giving the protein MTGSLLLEPVRELGRLTIDALGALGRFGVFLGQALFWLMIPPFKFQQFLHRISFIGVRSMSIILLTGGFTGMVLGLQGVLMLRRVGSEAFVGAAVAVSLVRELGPVLSALMVTGRAGSALAAELGVMRITEQIDALTVMALNPFRYLVVPTLVAGVVAMPILVWLFDVIGIFGGYLVVVQIFGLSGGTYFGQIQSFLSTTDIWVGFWKSLAFGVIVTWVACYKGFHVGHGAEGVGRATTESVVLASVLIFVLDYFMGSVLP; this is encoded by the coding sequence GTGACCGGGTCTCTACTCCTCGAACCCGTCCGCGAGCTCGGCCGGCTGACCATCGACGCGCTCGGCGCGCTCGGCCGGTTCGGTGTCTTCCTGGGGCAAGCCCTCTTCTGGCTGATGATTCCACCGTTCAAGTTCCAGCAGTTCCTTCACCGGATCTCGTTCATCGGCGTCCGCTCGATGTCGATCATCCTCCTGACGGGCGGGTTCACCGGCATGGTGCTCGGCCTGCAGGGAGTGCTCATGCTCCGGCGCGTCGGCTCCGAGGCCTTCGTCGGCGCGGCCGTCGCGGTCTCCCTGGTGCGGGAACTCGGGCCCGTCCTCTCGGCCCTCATGGTGACGGGGCGGGCCGGCTCGGCGCTGGCGGCGGAGCTCGGGGTCATGCGCATCACCGAGCAGATCGACGCGCTCACCGTGATGGCGCTGAACCCGTTTCGGTACCTCGTCGTCCCCACGCTCGTCGCCGGGGTCGTCGCCATGCCCATCCTCGTCTGGCTCTTCGACGTCATCGGCATCTTCGGCGGCTACCTCGTCGTGGTCCAGATCTTCGGCCTCTCCGGGGGGACCTATTTCGGTCAGATCCAGTCCTTCCTGTCGACGACGGATATCTGGGTCGGGTTCTGGAAGTCGCTCGCCTTCGGGGTGATCGTGACCTGGGTGGCGTGCTACAAAGGCTTCCACGTCGGCCACGGGGCCGAGGGCGTCGGGCGGGCGACCACGGAGTCGGTGGTCCTGGCCTCGGTCTTGATCTTCGTGCTGGACTATTTCATGGGCTCGGTGCTGCCCTGA
- the shc gene encoding squalene--hopene cyclase, which produces MGIPPFSRLAAVLHYGRLTHTRMLETTVDAAIRRSQDHLLNLQDPAGFWLGELEADTTITSEYLLLRRLLGTADAALEAKTVRYLRARQSADGSWNLYEAGAGDLSASIKAYFAMKLGGVSPGDPALARAREWILAHGGPVQANVFTKITLALFGQYPWGGVPAMPVEIVLLPGWSYFNHHAISYWSRTVLMPLLIIMDRRPVHPLPYELSLEELWAHHLHLEDPAYARRGWFSWKNFFVGVDGFVKAWEGYGPRPWRSRAIRTAHDWLIPRLSVPGGLGGIYPAMANAVLALRVLGYSDDHPLVVGQLKELEALGLEEQDRFHLQPCVSPVWDTVLALNALRASGLSAGHPALVRATDWVLDRQILEPGDWKVKRPQVEPGGWPFQFANEFYPDLDDTAMVLMGLAQVDHPDQPRLRRAIERGLRWLRGMQSRNGGWGSFDADQTRLRLNNIPFADHGALLDPPTEDLTARCLECFGRFGYDQDHPAIRAGLRYLARTQTPDGAWYGRWGVNYIYGTWSVLRGLEAVGLGPEQAMVRRAVAWLEGRQNADGGWGETCDSYADPRLAGFGPSTPSQTAWALLGLFAGGRTEGAAVERGIAYLLQAQEADGGWEDPFWNGTGFPRVFYLKYHLYADYFPLWALGVWRQRSGQARGV; this is translated from the coding sequence GTGGGCATTCCACCTTTCTCCCGCCTCGCCGCCGTGTTACACTACGGCCGTCTCACCCACACACGAATGCTCGAAACGACGGTCGACGCCGCGATTCGCCGATCGCAGGACCATCTCCTCAACCTCCAGGACCCGGCCGGGTTCTGGTTGGGTGAGCTCGAAGCCGACACCACCATCACCTCCGAATACCTGCTCCTCCGGCGCCTGCTGGGGACCGCCGACGCCGCGCTGGAAGCCAAGACCGTGCGCTATCTCCGGGCGCGGCAGAGCGCCGACGGCTCCTGGAACCTCTACGAGGCGGGCGCGGGGGACCTGTCGGCCAGCATCAAAGCCTACTTCGCGATGAAGCTCGGCGGGGTATCGCCCGGCGACCCCGCGCTGGCGCGGGCGCGCGAGTGGATCCTGGCCCACGGGGGTCCCGTCCAGGCCAACGTCTTCACCAAGATCACCCTCGCCCTGTTCGGCCAGTACCCCTGGGGCGGGGTCCCGGCGATGCCCGTCGAGATCGTGCTGCTGCCCGGCTGGTCCTATTTCAACCACCACGCCATCTCCTACTGGTCTCGCACGGTCTTGATGCCGCTGCTCATCATCATGGATCGGCGCCCGGTACACCCGCTGCCCTACGAGCTGAGCCTCGAGGAGCTCTGGGCCCACCACCTTCACCTCGAGGATCCGGCCTACGCCCGGCGCGGGTGGTTCTCCTGGAAGAACTTCTTCGTGGGCGTGGACGGCTTCGTCAAGGCGTGGGAGGGATACGGTCCGCGGCCCTGGCGGAGCCGGGCCATTCGCACCGCGCACGACTGGCTGATCCCGCGGCTGTCGGTCCCCGGCGGTCTCGGGGGGATCTATCCCGCCATGGCGAATGCGGTGCTCGCCCTGCGGGTCCTCGGCTACAGCGACGATCATCCCCTCGTGGTCGGCCAGCTGAAGGAGCTCGAGGCGCTCGGCCTCGAGGAGCAGGACCGCTTCCACCTCCAGCCCTGCGTCTCGCCGGTCTGGGACACGGTGCTGGCCCTGAACGCCCTCCGGGCATCGGGCCTTTCCGCCGGGCATCCGGCGCTGGTCCGGGCGACGGACTGGGTGCTCGATCGGCAGATCCTCGAGCCGGGCGACTGGAAGGTGAAGCGCCCCCAGGTCGAGCCCGGGGGATGGCCGTTCCAGTTCGCCAACGAGTTCTACCCCGATCTGGACGACACGGCGATGGTGTTGATGGGACTCGCCCAGGTCGACCATCCCGACCAGCCGCGGCTCCGGCGCGCCATCGAGCGGGGACTCCGGTGGCTCCGCGGCATGCAGAGCCGGAACGGCGGGTGGGGCTCCTTCGACGCCGACCAGACCCGGCTCCGGCTCAACAACATCCCGTTCGCCGACCACGGCGCCCTCCTCGACCCCCCGACCGAGGACCTCACGGCCCGCTGCCTGGAGTGCTTCGGGCGCTTCGGGTACGACCAGGATCACCCGGCGATCCGGGCCGGCCTTCGCTACCTGGCGCGGACCCAGACGCCGGACGGCGCCTGGTACGGCCGCTGGGGCGTCAACTACATCTACGGAACCTGGTCGGTCCTCCGCGGCCTCGAGGCCGTCGGCCTCGGACCCGAGCAGGCGATGGTGCGGCGCGCGGTGGCGTGGCTCGAGGGCCGCCAGAACGCCGACGGCGGCTGGGGAGAGACCTGTGATTCGTATGCCGACCCGCGGCTGGCCGGGTTCGGCCCCTCGACGCCCAGCCAGACGGCCTGGGCGCTCCTCGGCCTCTTCGCCGGCGGACGCACCGAGGGAGCGGCGGTGGAGCGCGGGATCGCCTATCTCCTCCAGGCGCAGGAGGCGGACGGCGGCTGGGAGGATCCCTTCTGGAACGGGACGGGCTTCCCGCGGGTCTTCTACCTGAAGTACCACCTCTATGCCGACTACTTCCCGCTCTGGGCGCTCGGGGTCTGGCGCCAGCGGAGCGGGCAAGCCCGCGGGGTCTGA
- a CDS encoding carotenoid biosynthesis protein: MLELASLLLGSLLLRPYVFGFLAVYLLIAMGDWGWRRALLFTGLAGGLAFAAEFSSTRVGVPFGLYHYTGMTRGRELYLANVPFFDPLSFTFLAYASLGLARLLLGDRGGLGERRLPLAVVAGLLMMWLDVVIDPLAVRGDRWFLGRIFYYPEPGRYFGVPLANFAGWALLGTLIVGIWLTLEHRVGGAPARGSGRLAGRWYPWYLGAALYYLVLAFNLAVTAAVAEPALFWAGLGAHLPLAALVVSSLASSSSSSTRPLHAGEPA; this comes from the coding sequence ATGCTCGAGCTCGCCAGTCTCCTCCTGGGAAGCCTCCTTCTCCGGCCCTACGTCTTCGGCTTCCTGGCGGTGTACCTCCTGATCGCGATGGGAGACTGGGGCTGGCGCCGGGCCCTCCTCTTCACGGGACTCGCCGGCGGGCTCGCCTTCGCGGCGGAGTTCAGCTCGACCCGGGTCGGCGTGCCGTTCGGGCTCTACCATTACACGGGGATGACGCGCGGGCGAGAGCTCTATCTCGCCAACGTGCCGTTCTTCGATCCCCTCTCCTTCACCTTCCTCGCCTACGCGAGCCTCGGCCTCGCGCGCCTTCTCCTCGGCGACCGCGGCGGGCTCGGCGAGCGGCGGCTCCCGCTGGCGGTCGTGGCCGGGCTCCTCATGATGTGGCTCGATGTCGTCATTGACCCGCTGGCCGTGCGGGGGGATCGCTGGTTCCTGGGGCGAATCTTCTACTATCCGGAGCCCGGCCGCTACTTCGGGGTGCCCCTGGCGAATTTCGCGGGCTGGGCGCTGCTGGGGACCCTCATCGTGGGGATCTGGCTCACCCTCGAGCATCGGGTCGGCGGGGCCCCGGCCCGCGGGAGCGGTCGCCTGGCCGGGCGATGGTACCCATGGTACCTGGGGGCCGCCCTCTACTATCTCGTCCTCGCCTTCAACCTGGCGGTCACGGCGGCGGTCGCCGAGCCCGCGCTCTTCTGGGCGGGGCTGGGGGCCCATCTCCCGCTGGCGGCGCTCGTGGTATCCTCTCTAGCGTCCTCGTCTTCATCGTCTACGCGTCCCCTGCACGCCGGGGAGCCGGCCTGA
- the hpnH gene encoding adenosyl-hopene transferase HpnH: MSVPVSQMWAVASYVVKQRLGGRRRYPLVLMLEPLFRCNLACAGCGKIQYPAQILRKHLTVEACLRAVEECGAPIVSIPGGEPLMYPDIGRLVEELTARKKYVYLCTNAILLREKLEAGVFKPSKYLTFSVHMDGLREEHDESVCREGVYDEAAEGIQEALRRGFRVTTNTTLFEGASPLRMREFFDAMMDLGVEGMTLSPGYSYSKAPDQDHFLPTRKTQELFSRMLANPKRRWKFNQSPLFLQFLMGKRDYECTPWGNPTFNMFGWQRPCYLLQEGYAESFQDLIENTRWERYGKKSGNPKCRDCMVHCGFEATAVHETFTSWKGFRDTVVATVTGKP, encoded by the coding sequence GTGAGCGTCCCGGTCTCTCAGATGTGGGCGGTGGCGTCGTATGTCGTCAAGCAGCGCCTGGGCGGGCGCCGCCGCTACCCGCTGGTCCTGATGCTCGAGCCGCTCTTCCGCTGCAACCTGGCCTGCGCCGGTTGCGGCAAGATCCAGTATCCGGCCCAGATCCTCCGGAAGCATCTGACGGTCGAGGCCTGCCTGCGGGCGGTCGAGGAGTGCGGCGCGCCCATCGTGTCGATCCCGGGCGGCGAGCCGCTCATGTATCCCGACATCGGCCGGCTCGTCGAGGAGCTCACCGCGCGCAAGAAGTACGTCTACCTCTGCACGAACGCCATCCTCCTCAGGGAGAAGCTCGAGGCCGGCGTCTTCAAGCCGTCGAAGTACCTGACCTTCAGCGTCCACATGGACGGGCTCCGGGAGGAGCACGACGAGTCCGTTTGCCGCGAGGGCGTGTACGACGAGGCGGCGGAGGGGATCCAGGAGGCGCTCCGCCGCGGCTTCCGGGTCACCACCAATACCACGCTGTTCGAGGGCGCCTCGCCACTCCGGATGCGCGAGTTCTTCGACGCGATGATGGACCTGGGTGTGGAAGGGATGACGCTCTCGCCGGGCTACAGCTACTCCAAGGCGCCCGACCAGGATCATTTCCTCCCGACCCGCAAGACCCAGGAGCTCTTCTCCCGGATGCTCGCGAACCCGAAGAGGCGGTGGAAGTTCAACCAGTCGCCCCTGTTCCTGCAGTTCCTGATGGGTAAGCGGGATTACGAGTGCACCCCCTGGGGCAACCCCACGTTCAACATGTTCGGCTGGCAGCGTCCGTGCTATCTCCTGCAGGAGGGCTACGCCGAGAGCTTCCAGGACCTCATCGAGAACACGCGCTGGGAGCGCTACGGCAAGAAGAGCGGCAACCCGAAGTGTCGCGACTGCATGGTCCACTGCGGCTTCGAGGCGACGGCGGTTCACGAGACCTTCACCTCCTGGAAGGGGTTCAGGGATACGGTGGTCGCCACCGTCACCGGCAAACCGTGA